From Paraflavitalea devenefica, the proteins below share one genomic window:
- a CDS encoding SOS response-associated peptidase — protein sequence MCYYNGVRVTRAEHIRLLQLEKLIADYDFLGNPLHIGFDYSSHPVLKKKEGEANFDIVQMEWGFIPGYQKTRESVGKMRFGYKDESGQFHPPITTLNAISEELLLPRKIYRQAALSRRCLVLSTGFFEWRHVFPVSKKTGKPVKTAVKYPYHITVKDKEYFYMAGVWQPWTDQSTGEYVESFAIITTAANGLMEQVHNSKKRMPTILTDELAYEWLLGSPTEERITEIARFQYPAAGMEACSIAKDFREALEPAAPFTYEDLSALSVAV from the coding sequence ATGTGTTATTACAATGGCGTACGGGTTACCAGGGCTGAGCATATCAGGCTGCTGCAACTGGAGAAGCTGATTGCCGATTATGATTTCCTGGGCAATCCCCTGCATATTGGGTTTGATTATTCCAGTCACCCAGTACTGAAAAAGAAAGAAGGCGAAGCCAATTTCGATATTGTACAAATGGAATGGGGCTTTATTCCCGGCTACCAGAAGACCCGGGAATCTGTAGGCAAGATGCGCTTTGGCTATAAAGATGAAAGCGGGCAGTTCCATCCGCCGATCACTACGTTGAATGCCATCTCAGAAGAGCTGTTATTGCCGCGGAAGATCTACCGGCAGGCGGCACTCTCCCGTCGCTGCCTGGTGTTGTCCACCGGCTTTTTTGAGTGGCGGCATGTATTTCCTGTAAGCAAGAAAACAGGCAAGCCGGTGAAGACGGCTGTTAAGTATCCTTATCATATTACGGTAAAGGACAAGGAATATTTTTATATGGCCGGTGTATGGCAGCCCTGGACCGATCAAAGCACCGGTGAGTATGTAGAGAGCTTTGCCATTATTACTACGGCCGCCAATGGCCTGATGGAACAAGTGCACAACAGCAAGAAACGAATGCCCACGATATTAACGGATGAACTGGCGTATGAATGGCTGCTGGGCTCTCCTACAGAAGAGCGCATTACTGAAATAGCGCGGTTCCAATACCCGGCTGCTGGCATGGAAGCCTGCAGCATTGCCAAAGACTTCCGGGAAGCACTGGAACCGGCAGCACCGTTTACGTATGAGGACTTGTCGGCGCTTTCTGTAGCGGTGTGA